The genomic window cagaatacattgacgtccatgaagtgactttacaccaaagcgtttttcacacacgtttttgcttcaccaacaatgtctttgagagtactaagcaacaagatatatttaaaaacCGTCcaaacattgaatgtctcatttcttttatttaaatattaccttatcgttaacgaatatcagagaccccagttattgaactaatttaaattcaccaagaaaacgcttagatcTAAACATAAACTAGCCCTTTTATTACTTTcagctatcaaagcaactgcaagcttttttttctctcttccaaatacatgttttcaatgtttattgtgcacacctcccactttaaggcaaactcgtaaaatcgcgcCTCGGTGATGCtatctgcaactcttgtcatgtggagggcaatgcaaCGCTTGacttcagcctccagaaccaaattaaaatggccacgagaagtcgtctgtgtagcaaatgtgtaactgggtgtatcgaatttTACCCAGTTATAAAAtgagaataataaaaaatgtagcaaagtgcgcagagcccGTCGCTCACACATCTGCTTcttgcatggcgtcacgtgacctctgatatttcacattcttaaaataaattagtgatcctaactgacctaaaacagagaatgttttctaggattaaatgtcaggaagtGTGAAAAACTGAGCTTTAATGTATTTGGCcaagttgtatgtaaacttctgacttcatcgGTGCATATATAGGAATACGTCCAAATTCCAATATTAATCAGAATTAAAATTTTCATGGAAACGTGGTCAGTATAGCAGAGAAAGACTGGAGAAACCCTAGTCAATCAAGTGTTCCTTTAGTCTATTTGATAACGATGTTGATAGTAGCAAGAAACGTAATATATGTGCATGTAACTAGGCTATCATACTGTATTTAGACAttgattattaaataaaaagtaatttgacaAAAACTTATGAATCAGTTTCACAAAATAAGAGATCAAATACCATATGCAACCAATAAAGGTTGGTGTGTTTGTAGGGTAGCTCACTGGTTTCTGTGATTACAGGCCTGAGCGGGGAGAGCTGGGTTTAGAAGGCGAGGCACACATGTGGTGTTGCTGTCATGTGATTAAGTAGGCATGTGGTTGGGGGTTGAGTTTGCTCTAGAACGTCTCTCTCAGGCAactataaaaacacacatatatatatacacacacacacatacatatatatacacacacacacatacatatatatatatatatatatatatatatatatatatatatatatatgagtgaagAGGAGATGTTGACCCAGAACAATTCAATAATTTAACTGTGTGTAGTTCTGAATAGACAGACTTTGTTAATTATATGGATGGTATTTTATATTGACACTGTTACAGCCCTCCCAAAAACTGCACAGAGGAAGTGCATAGAAACACAAAACTGGAAGCAGGACCACACAGAATCAGTACCCACAGAACTTCACAAAAATGTACAGAGTACACATCACCACCACtccttgcatgtttttttttacgtTGTTCCCAACCTGTATGACtatcttctgtgtaacacaaaatgtgttaggaAGGATGTtggccttagtcaccattcacttttactgtatggaaataagatgcaatgaaagtgaatggtgatagaggctaacattctgcctaacatctcacgagtcatacaggtttgaaataggGATGGGCATATTGGAGTAATTTTGTAGCAGAGTACTGTAACCCCCGGACAACGAGAACCCGATTAACCATTAGGGCTACAACTAAGGATTATtctgataatcgactaatctaacgaatATAGGACGATTATTCCACTAGTCGGttaattattgcaatgattaatcattagctcttaacagactattcagcttgtgcctagacttaaaagGTTGAATTatacatgcttactaacaataaagaggacaaaatcatcttttaaaaacatctctaaattacattaattgaatttaaaaggaaatttaattcagtaaaaattcactgcaaaaaaacctATTGTaatcaagtgttttgtcttgttttccacataagatatttagacttgcttttagagaacatATGTTGGTTCTTAGGTAaaagtatcttgttttaaaatatttaaaaattgtattcaacattctccaataaatttgttttcttctgcagtatagctactaatgtaaatgtatgttgtttagatttttggggggaaaacaagccaaaaaagactgatCAAAAACTTTGTATCAATGTATCAGGGGCTTAGACTACACTCTCATCTGGattttcacttcaatccatctttaactcacaaaaacaaactctatcttcttaatagagctgcgtatcgctGATATACTTCACAATAAAGGTACACACGTGGCATataggctacagtatattatgattcaatacgtcGCAACCCATCACATTATTAATATAGCTACAGCAAACGAGGGACGGGCGTCCTCGCGTCAGAGGGTGCCTCAGTCTGGTGCAGTTTCATAGACgtggcgctgaccacacagagaaatgccatttttgtagtttgtttatgatgcacttccttattatttgaactttaataaaggatgcattcaatatataatgccaggttgtttgctatttagatgctctgacatgcaggttgcttaagtggaatgccagatccggctctgctttatttcatgaTGACAATGCTtctttatttccttattttgcatttttccattaTATTTCCATGatattttgtgatctacatcacctgaagctgtttggaaagtttagagtgcatctggacatgtgttttcttcctctcctcagtcaggagcGAGCTGCTGTGCTCCTCCTTCACGTCAAcattagagtttcatattatctcatgttactttaaattagatcaaacgccTATTagacaacaaaaatgtttttcaacaAATTTTTATTGTCAACGTTGACGATACCCTCatctaatcgtttcagccctattaaCCATAAATTAAAATGCCatgtccaaaccacacccacaattacttttaaccaatcGTCAATGCTCTTCGATTAGCCCAGTTCacctaggtcaagaatttcagagatgtgcgcGAACAGGAGAATATCAGTAAGCGAACACCTTGACAGAACAAAAACATCACTGCATCTCATAATCATTGTTAGGGAAACTAAAATACGCCCCTTCGCCCAGTACGTATAAATAAGCCTTAAGAGCGTATAGTAGTTctaccatgtttaaatccattccgcAGATGTCTGGGTCTGGCTGGATGATAATGAACAGTACAGGGATAAGTAAATTAGCCCCACTCACGATAGATGGTGTAGAGGTGGCAGTCTTGTTGGCATGGGTGGTATGCTCAGTGTTCTTGGTCATCTTGTTGTCTAGAATGTTCTTCTTGACCACTTTGAGGTCACGGTTCTTGCCTGGAACGTAATCCATGTTTCAGGGATATCAGGATGGGGTCTCCATTCTTCCCTTCAATCCAATCCTCGGCCTCCAGTGGAGCCTCTGGCCCCGCCGTGTCAGGATACAGGTCATCCTGGAACAGGTCCGACTGAGAAAAGATAAGAGTATGGAAGTTGTAACGAAATGCAGGATATGAAACACGAGGTGTTAAATCTATAAAATAGATGTCTTGGGAGAAGAAAAATATTTGTTGATGCTATTTCTCCAGGGTAAATTTTTCAGACTACACAAAATGAATACAATGCTCAGTGTCTACCAGGAGTTTGAGAAAATATTCCACTCTGCTTCTTACATTCATTTaccataatttattaatttagcagacactACTATCCAGTGCTTCCAAATTTGGGAAAAATTACaaacaattattatatatatgcTGCCAATCAgtttctatattttatttttttttaagtcatactttgtcttttgacaaaaatgtccttgaaaaattagtcaatattttgtcatgtcatattcattcattttaatttattaattcattagTCAGTTTTATTCTGACTAAATAGCATATAATTTTAGTCAGCAAAAATAATATCTTTTAGGTGATGATTATGTGCAAAATgccaaaaacatgcatcaaactaTAACAGACCAAGCTTTAATCAAATATCCGATGCCTCTTTTTCGTCTCATATTAGTTATCAtcgacaaaataaaaaaaaaacctacgtcaacaaacatttttgtcaatGATTTTGTTGACGAGATAAACACTGCTGCCAATCATTCTAAAGGCATTGTAAGGACTTTTCACAGGACAGCATTACGTATGAAACGGAGACCGTTTGATGTGGAGTCTGGTTTGTTTGGTTGGAATGAGCGGCCTACCCAACTTTCTAAACACTACCCAGATTGCACaagtacatctctgagatgtctgttttggatcttttcatctggaaagcatcacaatctaattaacatctgctaaacatcttaaaaaggaTCAGATTCACAAACATTGTAAATCTTaccgtcttattgacatccgaaaCATACTTATTAGCATACGTCTTATTGCCCtactgcagatgagcaaacaacgttAAAATTACGTCTTCCAGATggacacatcaaatagacgtctgggatACATGTGTGCTTTTAAGGTAAGGAACTGTCCCTGGGTCTGCATAAAAAAGCAGCCTGGGGTACAATTCATGTGTACTCAAGTACGATTTAAAATTGTTATGAAAGCAATCCAGCCTAATATGCGAAAATGTACCGCTAGTGCTCATTAATGATCTCTCGTCGCACAACAAGTGGCTTATTTGCGTAAATCATGTGCCAAAGGGACAAAGACATTACTAAAAATGTCAAGTAAATGCCACTTTCtacattttaatgcattataataagtACAATTTTAAATTTTAAGTCATTACCTAGCTACCCTTGTAAACAGCTGCAGTTGATGATCAAACTCATGTTAATGACGCAAACATACTGAGGTTtgaaatcaaatataaaaatgtgacaAGAGACTTGCTGGGACAGGAGGAATGGGGAGGAACTTGGATTTGGAGCAAACAATCGCAGTCAGTTTGAACTGCCTTTTCAAAACAGGATTTGGTCAGCAAATACAACACTTCTTTGACATTGGCGGAAAACAGAAGCCAACGGAGGAGGAAGTTGCTGCTCAGGTTGTAATACATGCTTGCAGCTTTGGTGTACTCTAAAACAAGGGTGCAAAACATATCAAAAGGCTCACTTTTCTTGGAACGGTCATGATGATAGGCTCACACTTTCTCTCATGCAATTTGTAAAACCTGAgaacacacacaaatagacaacTCTATTAGAACATGTCCACAAGTTTAGCAGAAGTTAGTGTATGACTCATTTGCCAAACATGTCATGTTCACAAGTAGAACAAAACAAAGaattaaaaagataaatataaaaatagcacAAAGCAATATTATGCAAATGCATACACCCAGATACTGAATTACTATTCATACTTATGAATACATCTTAAAAGGCTACTGTACTTTTCCCTAATTCATGGATTCGTGCTGCCCTCTTTTGGTTGGATATAGATTTATGCTGTCAAAAAGCACTCTAAAGTATAATTAAAAGATAttagcaacaaaaaaataaacaatatcaaaacatcatttaaaataataatacaaaataaaaaaggaggtacaaaagtaaaaaataacatgCTTCCAGTAGCTTGTGATATGATATGCTTAGTATGTGACAATACTTGCACACCTTGCAATCTCACACTTGTTGACATCGAGCCCTCTCTTGGGCATGTATCCCATGCCCCTCTGGGGCTCCTTGGTGGTGAAGGTGTTGAGGAAATGGACGAAAGGAGCCTCATCCGTGATCTCAAAATAACGGATACTGCTGTCACCCTATCAGAGACAAAAACCTCAATCAGAGCAACTATGAAAGACTTTTAACATTAATCCATATTTAAACAACAGACTTAAGACAGTTCTGGGTAAACAGGCCACTATaatcattttaaaggaatagatggtaaatggtaatggtaaatggtctgcacttatatagcacttttttattaaccttagaggttaccaaagcgctttacactgtgtcccaatcacccatccacactcacattcacacaccaatggcggcagagctgccatgcaaggcgctagatGCGTAAGgctttctttttctgctgaacactaatgaagatttctagaagaatttctcagctctgttggtccttacaatgcaagtaaatgggcaccacaaatgtgaagctccaaaagcacataaaggcagcataaaagtaatccatacgactccgtggttaaatctatattttcagaaatgattcaagtgtgggtgaaaaacagatgaatatttaagtcctttaatattatcaatctccactttcactttcattttcggcaattcacattcttcatgcatattgctatcaactgggcaggaaggagaatttatggttaaggacttaaatattgatctgtttttcacccacacctatcatatcgcttagatatagatttaaccactgcagtcgtatggattacttttatgctgcctttgtgtgatttttggagcttcaaagttttggttaccattcacttgcattgtgaggacctacagaggtgaaatattcttctaaaaatctttgtttgtgttcagcaaaagaaacaaagtcaaacacatctgtgatcgcatgagggtgagtaaatgatgcaagaatAAAAAGTTTTGGGTTTACTACCAATTTAAGCTTTTGTTGAAAATGAGATTGAAGACTTAACTACCcgtagaaaaaaaaacactctggCAGCACAATCGCACAGTAATGGAACTTTCATTTATaacacagaactgaatgaaatcCATATATATTTCCATGgtacatatcctaaagaccatgGAATGACACACGGCCATAATTAATTTTGATGTTAGTGTATTCTAAGCGGAACAGAAAGACACGGATGCACTCAGATTAGTCCATTAACTTTAAATATCCAAGTGTATGTGCTGCATTTACCTTTCCACACAGATAGACCACGTTAGTATCGGGGTCATAGAAGGGCAGGAGGACTCCATTACTTGTGTCCATCTCATGCACAGAGATTGCTTCCTCCATATTTTCCTGTGAGAAAAAAAGGCATATATTATGGTCTGATTATAGCAAAAAGTCACTTGTTTAAGGAAATGCTactaaaatctattttctttccaATTAAAACAAGAGAATCTGAAGTTAAATTGCATATATAGTTATGAAAGATCAGGTATTGGAATGAAACTTGTGTGTGGTTTCCATAGCAACTGACCGGATCCCAGAGCGCGAGTTGTCTCTCACTCATGCGGCTAAAACCAGTGGTGAACACTTTGCCGTCAGATAGGAAAATAGCCCTGATGGGCCTGGCACCCTCATGCGCTTTGTCCTTTTCCTGTCAGCAAGACAAGAATACATCAAAACACTGCTCGCATGCATTCAAACTCAGCAGCCAAACTTTGTTTGATAAATTTGATTCAGAAAAGCAAATACTAACGCCAATGATTTCCTCCTTGCGTGGGTCAATGACTCTGACTTTCTTGTCCTTGCAGGCAGTGCAGATGAGACTGCCATTGCGGTTCCAGCACACGCTGAAGATGATGTCAGGGTGCATATCATCCAGAGTAATTATGGCCTCTCCCGTACCCACATTCCAGATTATAATCACATTATCACAACCTGCAGACAAACCCAGAAAACAATGAGATGTTAGGATGGAACGATGTACAGTAAATCGCAAAAAAATTAAGGAACACATGTAAGGTATCTATCCAAAAGGGAAATCGTCATCATATTGAacatgattttataaaaaaaaaaaaaacacaaaaaaaaaaaagatctctcTAAAAAACGAATCTCTCTAGTTTAGGAAGAGACCTATGCAAAAGACTAACTCATTCAAAGATGTACAGTAATACAGTACATCATgtaattaacatgcacaatatttttatcgtgggcacttaaaaataGCGTGGGCACTTAAAAATAGCGTGTTTAACCAAATTG from Xyrauchen texanus isolate HMW12.3.18 chromosome 3, RBS_HiC_50CHRs, whole genome shotgun sequence includes these protein-coding regions:
- the LOC127625213 gene encoding LOW QUALITY PROTEIN: coronin-1C-A-like (The sequence of the model RefSeq protein was modified relative to this genomic sequence to represent the inferred CDS: deleted 1 base in 1 codon), with amino-acid sequence MFRRVVRQSKFRHVFGQALKNDQCYDDIRVSRVTWDSAFCAVNPKFVAIIVEASGGGAFMVLPLHKSGRIDKAYPTVCGHTGPVLDIDWCPHNDQVIASGSEDCTVMVWQIPENGLVTPISEPVVVLEGHSKRVGIVTWHPTARNILLSAGCDNVIIIWNVGTGEAIITLDDMHPDIIFSVCWNRNGSLICTACKDKKVRVIDPRKEEIIGEKDKAHEGARPIRAIFLSDGKVFTTGFSRMSERQLALWDPENMEEAISVHEMDTSNGVLLPFYDPDTNVVYLCGKGDSSIRYFEITDEAPFVHFLNTFTTKEPQRGMGYMPKRGLDVNKCEIARFYKLHERKCEPIIMTVPRKSDLFQDDLYPDTAGPEAPLEAEDWIEGKNGDPILISLKHGYVPGKNRDLKVVKKNILDNKMTKNTEHTTHANKTATSTPSIKSEAKMDELLKEIKSLRELVSSQDKRIAKLEEQLSNMDI